The proteins below are encoded in one region of Oncorhynchus tshawytscha isolate Ot180627B linkage group LG04, Otsh_v2.0, whole genome shotgun sequence:
- the spinb gene encoding spindlin b isoform X1, whose protein sequence is MKTPFGKRPGQRPRADGGNIGVSANMMKKKNSHKKQKNNVGPSKPIAQPRRNIVGCRITHQWKEDSKVSQWKGTVLDQVPVNPSLYLIKYDGFDCIYGLELHKDERVQGLEVLPDRVAPARVSDSQLAETMIGKAVEHMFEQDEGPKEEWRGMVLAQAPIMNTWFYITYEKDPVLYMYQLLDDYKEGDLRIMPDSNDSPPAEREPGEVVDSLVGKQVEYAKEDGGKRTGMVIHQVEAKPSVYFIKFDDDFHIYVYDLVKTS, encoded by the exons ATGAAGACCCCATTTGGGAAGAGGCCAGGCCAGCGCCCCAGAGCTGATGGGG GGAATATTGGGGTATCTGCAAATATGATGAAGAAGAAAAATTCCCACAA GAAGCAAAAGAATAATGTTGGTCCAAGCAAGCCTATTGCCCAACCCAGACGAAACATAGTGGGTTGCAGGATAACACACCAGTGGAAGGAAGACTCCAAGGTTTCCCAGTGGAAAGGAACAGTTCTCGACCAAGTCCCtgttaacccctctctctacctaatCAAGTATGATGGATTTGACTGCATCTATGGACTTGAGCTTCACAAAGATGAGCGGGTGCAAGGCCTGGAGGTTTTACCAGACCGAGTTG CTCCAGCTCGTGTCAGCGATTCCCAGCTAGCAGAAACCATGATAGGTAAAGCAGTGGAGCACATGTTTGAGCAAGATGAAGGACcaaaggaggagtggaggggcaTGGTGCTAGCACAGGCTCCCATTATGAACACATGGTTCTACATCACTTACGAAAAGGACCCTGTTTTGTACATGTACCAACTCTTGGATGACTACAAAGAGGGGGATCTCCGGATAATGCCTGATTCAA ATGACTCGCCTCCAGcagagagagagcctggagaaGTGGTGGATAGCCTTGTTGGCAAACAAGTGGAGTATGCCAAAGAGGATGGCGGCAAAAGGACTGGCATGGTTATCCATCAGGTTGAAGCCAAACCCTCTGTTTATTTCATCAAGTTTGATGACGACTTTCACATCTACGTCTACGATTTAGTAAAAACGTCTTAG
- the spinb gene encoding spindlin b isoform X2 — protein MKTPFGKRPGQRPRADGGNIGVSANMMKKKNSHKKQKNNVGPSKPIAQPRRNIVGCRITHQWKEDSKVSQWKGTVLDQVPVNPSLYLIKYDGFDCIYGLELHKDERVQGLEVLPDRVAPARVSDSQLAETMIGKAVEHMFEQDEGPKEEWRGMVLAQAPIMNTWFYITYEKDPVLYMYQLLDDYKEGDLRIMPDSRHVNSLIGVPVVYLICACASTR, from the exons ATGAAGACCCCATTTGGGAAGAGGCCAGGCCAGCGCCCCAGAGCTGATGGGG GGAATATTGGGGTATCTGCAAATATGATGAAGAAGAAAAATTCCCACAA GAAGCAAAAGAATAATGTTGGTCCAAGCAAGCCTATTGCCCAACCCAGACGAAACATAGTGGGTTGCAGGATAACACACCAGTGGAAGGAAGACTCCAAGGTTTCCCAGTGGAAAGGAACAGTTCTCGACCAAGTCCCtgttaacccctctctctacctaatCAAGTATGATGGATTTGACTGCATCTATGGACTTGAGCTTCACAAAGATGAGCGGGTGCAAGGCCTGGAGGTTTTACCAGACCGAGTTG CTCCAGCTCGTGTCAGCGATTCCCAGCTAGCAGAAACCATGATAGGTAAAGCAGTGGAGCACATGTTTGAGCAAGATGAAGGACcaaaggaggagtggaggggcaTGGTGCTAGCACAGGCTCCCATTATGAACACATGGTTCTACATCACTTACGAAAAGGACCCTGTTTTGTACATGTACCAACTCTTGGATGACTACAAAGAGGGGGATCTCCGGATAATGCCTGATTCAA gacatgtaaacagctTAATCGGTGTTCCggtggtgtatttgatctgcgccTGTGCCAGCACCAGGTAG